In Deinococcus arcticus, a genomic segment contains:
- a CDS encoding GntR family transcriptional regulator, with translation MLPSSLPWALPLDPASATPVYVQVAQGLTQRIESGHLRAGSALPAERELAAGLGVSRVTVRQALALLSQQGLLTRRHGSGTFVTPPPRPGELPSRSLGLLSSFSEDVRARGQIPGARVLSFERVRPSPQEAMSLALSPGERVYRLRRVRTADGEPLAVEDSALPAALVGELRPADVQDASLYALLWARALSPARAIRHLRAVNADLTLAPLLGVPVGAALLTTDRVSWLADGRPIEYARAHYRGDRSDFVMELQGGA, from the coding sequence ATGCTTCCGTCCTCCCTGCCCTGGGCCCTGCCCCTGGATCCGGCGAGCGCCACCCCGGTGTATGTCCAGGTGGCGCAGGGGCTGACCCAGCGCATTGAGAGCGGGCACCTGCGCGCCGGCAGCGCCCTGCCCGCCGAGCGGGAACTGGCCGCCGGGCTGGGCGTGTCGCGCGTGACGGTGCGCCAGGCGCTGGCGCTGCTCTCGCAGCAGGGGCTGCTGACCCGGCGCCACGGCAGCGGCACCTTCGTCACGCCGCCGCCCCGGCCGGGCGAACTGCCCAGCCGCTCGCTGGGGCTGCTGTCCTCCTTTTCCGAGGACGTGCGCGCCCGGGGGCAGATACCCGGCGCCCGCGTCCTGAGCTTCGAGCGCGTGCGCCCCAGCCCCCAGGAGGCTATGAGCCTGGCCCTGTCGCCTGGGGAACGGGTGTACCGGCTGCGCCGGGTGCGCACCGCCGATGGCGAGCCGCTGGCCGTGGAGGACTCTGCCCTGCCGGCGGCGCTGGTGGGCGAGCTGCGTCCGGCCGACGTGCAGGACGCCAGCCTGTACGCCCTGCTCTGGGCGCGGGCCCTGAGCCCGGCGCGGGCCATCCGGCACCTGCGCGCCGTGAACGCCGACCTGACCCTGGCGCCGCTGCTGGGCGTGCCGGTGGGCGCCGCGCTGCTGACCACCGACCGGGTGTCGTGGCTGGCAGACGGGCGGCCCATCGAATACGCCCGCGCCCACTACCGGGGCGACCGATCCGACTTCGTGATGGAACTGCAGGGCGGCGCATGA
- a CDS encoding anhydro-N-acetylmuramic acid kinase has protein sequence MTGRPARVLGLMSGTSADGIDAALLELPGWPALGAGGPWPPLPGPAPRGRVLAHTFTPYPPELRAAVLRAAQNEGTPAELTQLHWALGEAFARAAAPLARDADLIASHGQTVQHHPRPDPARGWARPATLQLGEPAVIAAHTGRPVVADFRPADLAAGGVGAPLVPLADWALFAQSGVRRALHNLGGISNLTYLPGTEAAAVLAFDTGPANCLLDEVAGRAGHTHDEGGRLAQAGTIHEPTLAAWLAHPELGAPPPKATGREVWTLARLPQLAELSLPDLAATAVALTARTVAGAYRRWVLPRGLDEVVVLGGGARNPVLVAALRAELPVPLRTAAELGWNDHGFTDASREAAAFAFLGYARAQGWPNTLPHTTGAAHAALCGTWTPAPPTGALP, from the coding sequence ATGACCGGCCGCCCTGCCCGCGTGCTGGGCCTGATGAGCGGCACCAGCGCCGACGGCATAGACGCCGCGCTGCTGGAACTGCCCGGGTGGCCCGCGCTGGGTGCTGGTGGGCCCTGGCCGCCGCTGCCCGGCCCGGCGCCGCGTGGCCGGGTGCTGGCCCACACCTTCACGCCCTACCCCCCCGAGCTGCGGGCCGCCGTGCTGCGCGCCGCGCAGAACGAGGGCACCCCGGCCGAGCTGACCCAGCTGCACTGGGCGCTGGGCGAGGCCTTTGCCCGGGCAGCGGCCCCCCTGGCCCGGGACGCCGACCTGATCGCCAGCCACGGCCAGACAGTGCAGCACCACCCTCGCCCGGACCCGGCGCGCGGCTGGGCCCGGCCCGCCACCCTGCAACTGGGCGAGCCGGCTGTAATTGCCGCCCACACCGGCCGGCCCGTGGTGGCCGACTTCCGCCCCGCCGATCTGGCCGCCGGGGGGGTGGGGGCGCCGCTGGTGCCGCTGGCCGACTGGGCGCTGTTTGCCCAGAGCGGAGTGCGCCGGGCCCTGCACAATCTGGGCGGCATCAGCAACCTCACGTACCTGCCCGGCACCGAGGCGGCGGCGGTGCTGGCCTTTGACACCGGCCCCGCCAACTGCCTGCTGGACGAGGTGGCTGGCCGGGCGGGCCACACACACGACGAGGGCGGGCGGCTGGCCCAGGCGGGCACCATTCACGAACCTACCCTGGCCGCGTGGCTGGCCCACCCGGAACTGGGCGCCCCGCCCCCCAAGGCCACCGGGCGCGAGGTCTGGACGCTGGCCCGCCTGCCCCAACTGGCCGAGCTGTCCCTGCCGGATCTGGCCGCCACCGCCGTGGCCCTGACCGCCCGCACGGTGGCCGGCGCCTACCGCCGCTGGGTGCTGCCCCGGGGCCTGGACGAGGTGGTGGTGCTGGGCGGCGGCGCGCGCAACCCGGTGCTGGTGGCCGCTCTGCGCGCCGAACTGCCCGTGCCGCTGCGCACGGCGGCCGAGCTGGGCTGGAACGACCACGGCTTCACCGACGCCAGCCGGGAAGCGGCGGCCTTCGCCTTTCTGGGCTACGCCCGCGCGCAGGGCTGGCCGAATACCCTGCCGCACACCACGGGCGCGGCCCACGCGGCCCTCTGCGGCACCTGGACCCCCGCCCCGCCCACCGGAGCCCTGCCATGA
- a CDS encoding N-acetylmuramic acid 6-phosphate etherase yields the protein MTEPAPAASADPRRTEGLHPLHPHLDALSTLELAQTFASDQLDAVQAVRRAAPQLARAADAALPRLARGGRLLYAGAGTSGRLGVLDASELPPTFSWPPERALAVIAGGERAIRQATEGAEDDEAAGRQAIAGLQPAPDDVLIAVAASGTTPWVLGAVAAARAAGALTVGLANNPLTPLLTATDCPVLLDTGPELISGSTRLKAGTAQKIALNTLSSTLMVRLGKVYGNLMVDLRAGNAKLEARALRLVMHATGAAEGVARAALSEAGGQVKVAVVSLRLGVGVPEAQRRLEAAGGHARAALGEGEWGL from the coding sequence ATGACCGAGCCCGCCCCTGCCGCCAGCGCCGACCCCCGCCGCACCGAGGGACTTCACCCCCTGCACCCCCATCTGGACGCCCTGAGCACCCTGGAACTGGCCCAGACCTTCGCAAGCGATCAGCTGGACGCGGTGCAGGCGGTGCGCCGCGCCGCGCCCCAGCTGGCCCGCGCCGCCGACGCCGCCCTGCCCCGGCTGGCGCGCGGCGGTCGGCTGCTGTATGCCGGGGCCGGCACCAGTGGGCGCCTGGGCGTGCTGGACGCCTCGGAACTGCCGCCCACCTTTTCCTGGCCGCCAGAGCGCGCCCTGGCGGTGATTGCGGGGGGCGAGCGGGCCATCCGGCAGGCCACCGAGGGCGCCGAGGACGATGAGGCGGCGGGCAGGCAGGCCATTGCGGGCCTGCAGCCTGCCCCCGACGACGTGCTGATTGCCGTGGCCGCCAGCGGCACCACGCCCTGGGTGCTGGGGGCGGTGGCGGCGGCGCGCGCGGCCGGCGCCCTGACCGTGGGGCTGGCCAACAACCCGCTGACCCCCCTGCTGACGGCCACCGACTGCCCGGTGCTGCTGGACACGGGCCCGGAACTCATCAGTGGGTCCACCCGCCTGAAAGCCGGCACCGCCCAGAAAATCGCGCTGAACACCCTGTCCAGCACGCTGATGGTGCGCCTGGGCAAGGTGTACGGCAACCTGATGGTGGACCTGCGCGCGGGCAACGCCAAGTTAGAGGCCCGCGCGCTGCGGCTGGTCATGCACGCCACCGGCGCGGCCGAGGGGGTGGCCCGCGCCGCCCTGAGCGAGGCGGGCGGGCAGGTGAAGGTGGCGGTGGTGAGCCTGCGGCTGGGGGTGGGCGTACCCGAGGCGCAGCGTCGCCTGGAGGCCGCTGGAGGCCACGCCCGCGCCGCCCTGGGAGAAGGGGAATGGGGCCTCTGA